In one window of Candidatus Neomarinimicrobiota bacterium DNA:
- a CDS encoding peptide chain release factor 2 (programmed frameshift), with product MDLSELKEIFQNLDKRFNDLRGYLDLASQEDKLSKLKPQTAAEDFWDNTNSAQITLKKISMIEKELELWNDAQRKKENCEVLLTFLKEEEDPASQKEFQTELDGFQKIVDDLELRLTLSKSEDANDAILTIHPGAGGTESQDWAEMLYRMYVRWIERKGFSCSVTDFQPGDEAGLKDVTLEVKGEYAYGLLKAEVGVHRLVRISPFDASNRRHTSFASIFVYPAIDEEIEVEVKPDELRIDTYRASGAGGQHVNKTDSAVRITHIPTKIVVQCQNERSQHKNKATAMKILKAKLYQKYLEEQAESVKELESQKTDIGWGNQIRSYVFHPYTMVKDHRTKLEVGDGKRVMDGDLDKFIKAYLLMATTGKTKIKMAKS from the exons ATGGACCTTTCTGAACTCAAAGAGATATTTCAAAACCTCGACAAAAGATTTAATGATCTTCGGGGGTATCTT GACTTGGCCTCTCAGGAGGACAAACTCTCCAAGCTTAAGCCCCAAACAGCCGCCGAAGATTTCTGGGACAATACCAATTCCGCACAGATTACTCTCAAGAAGATTTCTATGATAGAAAAAGAACTTGAGCTGTGGAATGACGCTCAGAGAAAAAAGGAAAATTGCGAAGTACTGCTCACATTCTTGAAGGAGGAAGAGGATCCCGCTTCCCAGAAAGAGTTCCAGACGGAGCTGGATGGGTTCCAGAAGATTGTTGACGACTTAGAGTTGCGACTTACACTAAGTAAGTCGGAAGACGCAAACGATGCCATACTTACCATCCATCCCGGTGCCGGCGGGACTGAATCCCAGGATTGGGCTGAGATGTTGTACAGAATGTATGTGCGGTGGATTGAAAGAAAAGGGTTCTCTTGTTCTGTCACCGATTTCCAACCCGGAGATGAAGCGGGCCTGAAGGATGTTACTCTGGAAGTGAAGGGAGAGTATGCTTACGGCCTATTGAAGGCTGAGGTGGGTGTTCACAGACTTGTGCGGATATCTCCCTTCGATGCATCGAACCGTCGGCATACGTCATTTGCTTCTATTTTTGTCTACCCTGCCATAGATGAGGAGATTGAGGTGGAGGTGAAGCCTGATGAACTTCGGATTGATACCTATCGCGCCAGCGGCGCCGGCGGGCAGCATGTGAATAAGACTGATTCAGCCGTCAGGATTACCCACATTCCTACGAAGATCGTGGTGCAATGCCAGAACGAGCGATCCCAGCATAAAAACAAAGCCACAGCCATGAAGATTCTGAAGGCGAAGCTCTATCAGAAATATCTGGAAGAACAGGCTGAGTCCGTTAAGGAACTTGAGAGTCAGAAAACGGACATCGGGTGGGGTAACCAGATAAGGTCTTACGTTTTCCATCCCTACACCATGGTAAAAGATCATAGGACAAAGCTTGAAGTGGGGGACGGAAAAAGGGTTATGGATGGTGATCTTGACAAATTTATAAAGGCTTATCTCCTTATGGCTACCACAGGTAAAACAAAGATCAAAATGGCCAAGAGTTAA
- a CDS encoding ABC transporter permease, with product MMKLESWLARRLLLSRKKVGLISWSGIISILSVAVGCFALIISVAVLNGFEREVRNKVVGFETDLRLTSGEAKLDMDNLRKTFDQESDIAGYSFFIERKAVAISMNERSLVKVKAVEAGSLQKIYKIDGVGEMEITGSKQPVYVGKGIADRLGLQIGDRLRLMNPQDNQLYLGMPTVLDARVAGVFETRILDFDQTYVFVPIQAGQALFKSIHTFDGIDFRLVSSARKDDMKALILSKAPAGAVVSGWEDMHQTLFQAMQMEKLGSMVVLSLIVIVACFNIASTLTMLILEKIREIGILKTIGFSQARIGNIFRLQGIFIGGFGLLLGGGLGLLFVLGQERLGLIRLPETIYFVQSLPMTISFIDVVTIFLIGIFVIAIAVYFPSREARRLLPTEAIQYEK from the coding sequence ATGATGAAGCTTGAAAGTTGGCTTGCCCGGCGTTTGCTGCTTTCCCGCAAGAAAGTAGGGTTGATCTCTTGGAGTGGAATCATTTCAATTCTAAGTGTGGCTGTGGGGTGCTTTGCACTTATCATTTCCGTGGCCGTTCTAAACGGATTTGAACGGGAGGTTCGCAATAAAGTGGTGGGCTTTGAAACTGATCTGAGGCTCACTTCAGGTGAAGCCAAGCTTGACATGGACAATCTCCGCAAAACCTTTGATCAAGAAAGTGACATTGCGGGATATTCTTTTTTTATTGAAAGGAAGGCTGTCGCTATTTCCATGAACGAACGGTCGCTAGTAAAAGTAAAAGCTGTAGAGGCAGGAAGCCTTCAGAAAATATACAAGATTGACGGTGTGGGAGAAATGGAGATCACCGGCAGCAAGCAGCCTGTCTATGTTGGGAAAGGGATCGCTGACCGCCTCGGCTTACAGATTGGAGACCGTTTACGCCTTATGAACCCACAGGATAATCAACTTTATCTCGGAATGCCCACTGTATTAGATGCCCGTGTGGCGGGTGTGTTCGAAACACGCATCCTAGATTTCGATCAGACCTATGTCTTTGTCCCTATCCAGGCGGGACAGGCTCTTTTTAAATCCATCCATACTTTTGATGGCATCGATTTTCGGCTGGTGTCTTCAGCCAGGAAAGATGATATGAAGGCACTCATTCTTTCCAAAGCACCTGCTGGTGCTGTTGTCTCTGGCTGGGAGGATATGCATCAGACACTCTTCCAGGCTATGCAGATGGAAAAGCTCGGCAGCATGGTTGTGCTGAGCCTAATCGTTATTGTTGCCTGTTTCAACATCGCTTCCACACTTACCATGCTTATATTGGAAAAGATTCGCGAGATTGGTATACTGAAAACCATAGGCTTTTCACAAGCCAGAATTGGAAATATATTTCGCCTGCAAGGGATATTTATCGGTGGTTTTGGATTGCTGCTGGGAGGCGGCTTGGGTCTGCTGTTCGTTCTGGGTCAGGAGCGTCTCGGATTGATTCGTTTGCCCGAAACCATCTATTTTGTCCAGTCACTGCCAATGACAATTTCTTTCATTGATGTGGTCACGATCTTCCTAATTGGTATTTTCGTTATCGCTATAGCGGTCTATTTCCCCAGCAGGGAGGCAAGGAGGCTTTTACCTACCGAAGCCATACAGTACGAAAAATGA
- the dnaK gene encoding molecular chaperone DnaK — protein MSKIIGIDLGTTNSCVAVMEGGDPKVITNPEGGRTTPSVVAFTKDGERLVGQPAKRQAVTNPNNTVYSIKRFMGREFDEVQTEISEVPYEVKKGKSGAVEVVIEGKTYLPPEISAMVLQKLRQTAEEYLGETVIEAVITVPAYFNDSQRQATKDAGKIAGLNVRRIINEPTAAALAYGMDKKKDQKVVVFDLGGGTFDISILDLMDIDGEKSLEVNASNGDGHLGGDDFDQRVIDWMADEFKKSEGIDLKEDPMALQRLKEAGEAAKRELSSSKQTDINLPFITADSTGPKHLNMTLTRAKFEELVDDLVERTRKPCEQALKDSGLKPGDIHEVILVGGSTRIPKVQEIVKNIFGKEPNKGVNPDEVVAMGAGIQGGILGGDVEDVLLLDITPLSLGIETMGGVFTKLIERNTTIPTKKSQIFSTAAENQPSVEIHVLQGEREMAVYNKTIGKFHLDGIPPAPRGVPQIEVTFDIDANGILNVGAQDKATGKEQNIRIEASSGLSQEEVDKMVDDAKKHETEDKEKREEVDVKNQADQLIYQTEKNLKEFE, from the coding sequence ATGTCTAAAATCATTGGAATCGATTTAGGAACAACCAATTCATGTGTCGCCGTTATGGAAGGCGGCGATCCTAAGGTTATCACAAATCCCGAAGGCGGGAGAACAACCCCGTCAGTTGTTGCTTTTACAAAGGATGGAGAACGTCTAGTCGGTCAGCCGGCAAAACGTCAGGCCGTTACTAACCCGAACAATACCGTTTACTCCATTAAGCGGTTCATGGGCAGGGAATTTGATGAGGTCCAGACAGAAATCTCTGAAGTACCCTATGAAGTGAAGAAAGGAAAATCAGGCGCCGTTGAAGTTGTCATAGAAGGAAAAACATATTTACCACCGGAGATCAGCGCCATGGTGCTTCAGAAACTCCGCCAGACGGCTGAGGAATATCTTGGTGAGACGGTAATTGAAGCTGTCATAACTGTTCCCGCCTATTTCAACGATTCTCAGCGGCAGGCGACAAAAGATGCAGGCAAGATCGCCGGCCTGAACGTAAGGCGAATTATTAATGAGCCTACTGCCGCAGCCCTGGCTTATGGCATGGATAAAAAGAAGGACCAAAAGGTGGTCGTCTTCGACCTGGGTGGAGGAACTTTTGATATTTCCATTCTCGATCTCATGGATATCGATGGTGAGAAATCCCTTGAAGTCAATGCCTCCAATGGCGACGGTCACCTTGGCGGCGATGATTTTGATCAGAGAGTCATCGATTGGATGGCTGATGAATTTAAAAAGAGTGAAGGTATTGATCTTAAAGAAGATCCTATGGCTCTGCAGAGGTTGAAGGAAGCAGGTGAAGCGGCAAAACGTGAACTGTCTTCCTCCAAACAGACTGACATCAATCTACCTTTCATTACCGCAGATTCAACCGGACCTAAGCACCTCAACATGACGTTGACCCGCGCTAAATTTGAGGAACTTGTGGATGACCTCGTTGAGCGTACAAGAAAACCTTGTGAACAGGCGCTTAAGGATTCCGGGCTTAAACCAGGCGACATTCACGAAGTTATACTTGTTGGTGGATCTACGCGCATCCCAAAAGTTCAGGAGATTGTAAAGAATATCTTTGGGAAAGAACCCAACAAGGGGGTAAACCCTGATGAAGTAGTGGCCATGGGGGCGGGGATTCAGGGTGGCATTCTTGGCGGCGATGTTGAGGATGTTCTTCTGTTGGATATTACCCCTCTGTCACTTGGTATCGAGACAATGGGCGGTGTTTTCACCAAGTTAATCGAGAGGAACACTACTATCCCCACAAAGAAAAGCCAGATTTTTTCCACCGCTGCCGAAAACCAGCCATCGGTTGAAATCCATGTACTTCAGGGTGAAAGAGAGATGGCTGTATATAACAAGACCATCGGTAAGTTTCATCTCGATGGCATTCCCCCGGCACCGCGCGGGGTTCCCCAGATTGAAGTTACCTTTGATATTGATGCAAATGGAATTCTCAACGTAGGTGCCCAGGATAAGGCCACTGGAAAAGAACAGAACATCCGTATCGAAGCGTCCAGCGGACTGAGCCAGGAAGAAGTGGACAAAATGGTGGATGATGCGAAAAAGCACGAAACTGAAGACAAGGAAAAACGAGAAGAGGTGGATGTAAAAAATCAGGCTGACCAGCTTATCTACCAGACTGAGAAAAACCTCAAGGAATTCGAGG
- the lysS gene encoding lysine--tRNA ligase, giving the protein MSSDREQSLKQIMQYRLEKLEKLRDLGVNPYPYNFDVSHHSKEIVDGFDNMADKPVSVAGRIVSLRKMGKASFFHVQDMEGKIQVYIKRDEVGEGIYEIFKLLDMGDIVGISGKVFKTKTEEVSVSCEKLELLSKSIRPLPGAKEKDGEVYHAFKDKEQRYRHRHLDLIENPEVKDDFIKRARIIAAVRNFLDDDGFVEVETPVLQPLYGGASARPFTTQHLALDQTLYLRIADELYLKRLITGGFDGVYEISKVFRNEGMDRNHNPEFTMLEFYKAYVDYDFLTDLVESLIRAAAEAIDVSTLDVSGQSVDLSKPFRRARYMDLLKDAIGEDLTGATEKDLSTLCNKRKIPLEKDAHLGRMYEVLMRELVEPNLIKPIFVTDYPKVISPLAKVRRDGNESIVERFELFMDGGELANAFSELNDPLDQRRRFEDQVQLRERGDEEAHTLDEDYLQSVETGMPPTGGVGMGIDRLTMLLIGKKNIKDVILFPAMRPQDDE; this is encoded by the coding sequence ATGTCTTCGGATCGAGAGCAAAGTTTAAAGCAGATCATGCAATACCGGCTGGAGAAGCTGGAGAAGCTCCGGGACCTGGGTGTAAATCCATATCCTTACAACTTTGATGTGTCCCACCACTCAAAAGAAATCGTGGATGGTTTTGATAATATGGCCGATAAACCGGTCTCTGTGGCCGGCAGGATCGTATCGTTGAGAAAAATGGGGAAAGCGTCATTTTTTCACGTTCAGGATATGGAAGGCAAAATCCAGGTCTATATAAAACGGGATGAAGTGGGCGAGGGAATTTATGAGATCTTCAAGTTGCTGGACATGGGTGACATTGTTGGCATTTCCGGTAAAGTTTTCAAGACAAAAACTGAAGAAGTGAGTGTCAGCTGTGAGAAGCTGGAACTGTTGTCAAAAAGTATTCGTCCTCTTCCCGGCGCCAAGGAAAAAGATGGAGAAGTATACCACGCGTTCAAAGACAAGGAACAGCGGTACCGACACCGGCATCTTGATCTCATCGAGAATCCTGAAGTGAAGGATGATTTTATCAAGCGGGCAAGGATCATCGCCGCTGTCAGAAATTTTCTCGATGACGACGGTTTTGTGGAGGTAGAGACGCCTGTTCTTCAGCCTCTTTACGGTGGCGCTTCTGCTCGACCGTTTACCACACAACATCTCGCTCTCGATCAGACATTGTATCTGCGCATTGCAGATGAACTCTACCTGAAGCGTCTGATTACTGGTGGTTTTGATGGCGTTTATGAAATCTCGAAAGTTTTCCGGAATGAAGGTATGGACCGTAACCACAATCCTGAATTCACCATGCTGGAGTTCTACAAAGCTTATGTGGACTACGATTTTCTCACAGATTTGGTCGAATCTCTTATCCGCGCTGCCGCCGAGGCAATAGACGTAAGTACCTTAGATGTCTCCGGTCAAAGCGTTGATCTCAGTAAGCCGTTCCGGCGGGCCAGATACATGGACCTCTTGAAGGATGCTATCGGTGAAGACCTGACAGGCGCTACGGAAAAGGATTTGTCAACGCTCTGTAATAAACGGAAAATCCCTTTAGAGAAAGATGCTCACCTTGGTCGGATGTACGAAGTCCTAATGCGGGAACTAGTGGAGCCGAATTTGATTAAACCGATCTTTGTCACTGATTATCCAAAAGTGATTTCTCCTCTCGCCAAGGTTCGGCGAGACGGCAACGAGTCCATCGTGGAGCGGTTTGAGCTTTTTATGGATGGCGGTGAACTAGCCAACGCTTTCAGCGAACTGAACGATCCTCTGGACCAACGCCGCCGGTTCGAAGATCAGGTGCAGCTTAGAGAACGGGGTGATGAGGAGGCGCACACTCTGGATGAAGACTATCTCCAATCTGTTGAAACGGGGATGCCTCCTACAGGCGGAGTCGGTATGGGCATTGACCGCCTCACTATGCTTCTCATTGGGAAGAAAAATATCAAGGATGTCATCCTCTTTCCGGCCATGCGTCCGCAAGACGATGAATAA
- a CDS encoding ABC transporter ATP-binding protein, with product MILKAENICKSYRTSTGPLEVLRDVSLSLKEGELVSVAGPSGCGKSTLLNILGTLDQPNKGTLEIAGKDVALLDDESVSRLRCETIGFVFQFHHLLPEFTIVENLMIPQRLLGRSERAAADWAKELLSKVELLPRADHRPNAISGGERQRVAVLRALVNEPGIVLADEPTGNLDVDAARQLMEVIQALAEDFNQAFLIVTHNPDVAALCERNLTIKEGTVIPAS from the coding sequence ATGATTCTGAAAGCTGAGAATATATGCAAGAGCTATCGCACCAGCACCGGTCCGCTGGAAGTGCTGAGAGATGTTTCTTTATCTCTGAAAGAAGGGGAGCTAGTTTCCGTCGCCGGTCCGTCCGGATGCGGCAAGTCCACTTTGCTCAATATACTTGGTACTCTGGACCAGCCTAACAAAGGAACCCTAGAAATAGCAGGCAAGGATGTAGCGTTACTGGATGATGAATCAGTCTCCCGGTTGCGCTGTGAAACCATCGGCTTCGTATTTCAATTCCACCATCTTCTGCCTGAGTTTACCATCGTAGAAAATCTCATGATACCCCAGCGACTGTTGGGCCGGAGTGAGAGGGCCGCTGCTGATTGGGCGAAGGAACTGCTTTCGAAGGTGGAGCTCTTGCCAAGAGCTGATCATCGACCTAACGCCATCTCCGGTGGTGAACGACAGCGAGTGGCAGTCTTGAGGGCCCTTGTGAATGAGCCGGGCATTGTGCTGGCGGATGAACCGACGGGTAATTTGGATGTGGATGCGGCGCGGCAGTTGATGGAAGTAATCCAGGCTCTTGCGGAAGATTTCAATCAGGCTTTCCTCATTGTTACTCACAATCCGGACGTGGCAGCACTGTGCGAAAGGAACCTCACAATAAAAGAAGGCACAGTTATTCCCGCGTCATAA
- a CDS encoding ATP-dependent Clp protease ATP-binding subunit: protein MKENFSKCVQRIMKYAKEEAIQLGHSYVGSEHLLLGIIREGAGLGAGMLEELGSDLDEMRIMIEDMVKPAGGTMTLGHLPLTRRAERILRNTFTEASNLSATIADDHHLLLAMLQEKEGVAFEVLTAFEIDYSSVKKLLKEEKETVSPLRSTSSTTTKKTKTPALDHFSRDVTEMARNGKLDPVIGRQQEIERVAQILCRRKKNNPVLIGEPGVGKTAIAEGLAQRIIDRDVPRLLHNKRIVALDLAGIVAGTKYRGQFEERMKAIMTELESTDKTILFIDELHTIVGAGSASGSLDASNMFKPALSRGEIHCIGATTLDEYRKHIEKDGALERRFQKITVSPPNIEESVEILKGLRGRYAKHHNVKFEDDAVRACVELSHRYITDKYLPDKAIDVLDEAGARLHLQNLSVPDEVVELELEIEQIRSEKDAVVSSQQFEKAASLRDKEKVLLKSLEESQRKWAKEETKHAPSVNEKDIADVVSMMTGIPISEVAEKESEKLLKIDKSLKEFIVGQGEAIETLAKAIQRARAGLKNPRRPIGAFLFLGPTGVGKTETAKVLAKLLFVHDEALVKIDMSEYMERFSVSRLIGAPPGYVGFEEGGELTERVRRNPYSVILLDEIEKAHSDVFNLLLQLLDEGILTDSMGRKVDFRNTIIILTSNIGTRGFGKVGNYGFGDSSKDSTFEAMKNRVLEKLEDVFNPEFMNRLDESIVFRPLQKESVLKIINLQLNDLVDNLKAKKMKLHVTDAAKNLLLEQGFSDEFGARPMRREIQSSIEAPLSESILKRKFAEGDTVKVDVRNGQIHIVKPRKKTKITAAKESKTARKTAKTDKKS, encoded by the coding sequence ATGAAAGAAAACTTTTCCAAATGCGTTCAAAGGATCATGAAGTACGCCAAGGAGGAGGCTATCCAGCTTGGCCACAGCTATGTGGGATCAGAACACCTTCTTCTTGGGATTATCCGCGAAGGCGCAGGCCTTGGTGCGGGAATGCTTGAAGAGCTTGGCTCTGACCTGGACGAGATGAGGATCATGATCGAGGATATGGTGAAGCCCGCCGGCGGCACTATGACCCTGGGTCATCTTCCCCTCACCAGACGTGCCGAGCGTATTTTGCGTAATACGTTCACCGAAGCTTCGAATCTTAGTGCAACCATCGCTGATGACCATCACCTGTTACTTGCCATGCTACAGGAGAAGGAAGGTGTCGCATTTGAGGTTCTCACTGCCTTTGAAATTGATTATTCATCCGTCAAAAAACTGCTGAAAGAGGAAAAGGAAACTGTCTCACCGCTGAGATCAACAAGTTCTACCACTACCAAGAAGACCAAGACCCCGGCTCTGGATCACTTCAGCAGAGATGTCACCGAGATGGCCCGTAACGGTAAACTCGATCCTGTCATCGGTCGCCAGCAGGAGATTGAACGTGTGGCGCAGATTCTTTGCCGAAGAAAAAAGAACAATCCGGTTCTCATCGGTGAGCCGGGTGTAGGCAAAACAGCCATAGCTGAAGGCCTCGCTCAGCGGATAATAGATCGTGATGTGCCACGACTGCTCCACAATAAGCGAATCGTTGCGCTGGACCTTGCCGGCATCGTTGCCGGTACCAAGTATCGGGGTCAGTTCGAAGAGCGAATGAAGGCCATCATGACGGAGTTGGAGTCCACGGATAAAACTATCCTTTTTATTGATGAGCTTCATACCATTGTCGGCGCCGGCAGTGCATCTGGCTCTCTGGACGCTTCTAACATGTTCAAACCGGCGCTGTCAAGGGGCGAGATTCACTGTATTGGCGCAACAACCTTGGATGAATACCGGAAGCACATTGAAAAAGATGGTGCACTAGAGAGACGGTTCCAGAAAATTACTGTGAGTCCACCCAACATTGAAGAGTCAGTGGAAATTCTCAAAGGTCTAAGGGGTCGCTATGCAAAACATCACAATGTCAAGTTTGAAGATGATGCTGTTCGGGCTTGCGTTGAACTGAGCCACAGATATATTACAGACAAGTATCTACCGGATAAAGCTATAGATGTTTTGGATGAGGCAGGTGCTCGTCTTCATCTTCAGAATCTCAGTGTACCTGATGAGGTTGTGGAGCTCGAATTGGAGATTGAGCAGATCAGATCTGAAAAAGATGCTGTTGTGTCCAGCCAGCAATTTGAGAAGGCGGCCAGTTTACGGGATAAAGAAAAGGTTCTGTTGAAGTCCCTTGAAGAATCTCAGCGAAAATGGGCCAAAGAAGAGACGAAACATGCACCGTCCGTAAACGAAAAGGATATTGCGGATGTTGTTTCTATGATGACAGGCATTCCCATCTCTGAAGTAGCTGAAAAGGAATCGGAGAAACTCCTCAAAATTGACAAGAGTCTCAAAGAGTTCATTGTAGGTCAGGGTGAAGCGATCGAAACGCTTGCCAAAGCGATTCAGAGAGCGAGAGCCGGCCTGAAGAATCCTCGCCGACCCATCGGTGCTTTCCTTTTTCTGGGACCCACGGGCGTCGGGAAGACCGAGACTGCTAAAGTTCTGGCCAAGCTCCTCTTTGTTCACGATGAAGCCCTTGTGAAGATCGACATGTCCGAATACATGGAGCGGTTCTCTGTATCCCGGCTCATTGGCGCGCCTCCCGGCTACGTTGGATTCGAAGAGGGGGGAGAACTCACAGAGCGCGTCCGCCGTAATCCCTATTCTGTCATACTTCTCGACGAGATTGAAAAGGCACACTCCGATGTCTTTAATCTGTTGCTCCAACTTCTTGATGAAGGCATCCTCACAGACAGCATGGGGCGGAAGGTAGACTTTCGAAATACGATCATTATTCTTACATCGAATATCGGTACCCGTGGTTTTGGGAAAGTGGGGAACTATGGCTTTGGGGATTCTTCAAAAGATTCAACTTTCGAGGCGATGAAAAATCGGGTGCTGGAAAAGCTTGAAGATGTGTTCAACCCGGAGTTCATGAACAGACTTGATGAATCGATTGTATTCAGACCTCTCCAAAAAGAAAGCGTTCTGAAAATAATAAATCTTCAACTGAACGATCTCGTGGACAACCTAAAAGCGAAGAAGATGAAACTACACGTTACCGATGCGGCCAAAAACTTGCTTTTAGAGCAGGGTTTCAGCGATGAATTCGGTGCCAGACCCATGCGCCGGGAGATCCAATCGTCTATCGAGGCACCCCTCTCCGAATCAATACTTAAACGGAAATTTGCGGAAGGTGATACTGTCAAAGTGGATGTCCGAAATGGACAAATTCATATTGTAAAGCCGAGAAAAAAGACGAAAATAACCGCCGCGAAAGAGTCAAAGACTGCTCGAAAGACCGCAAAAACTGACAAGAAGTCATAG
- a CDS encoding TIGR00159 family protein, which translates to MTLFKIGFLTITVLDIIDILLVTWLFIKLHNYFRGTRAGQMLVGLIIILLSSFIFRAIGMSGMTWIVDQVQTVWVVAFVILFQPELRRLLIYVGTTRFFQRLFRVGSSNTIDSVVDATAKLKEKGWGAIIVLQRDTGLKHIKEAGTHVKAEISSPLLLSIFNPQSPLHDGAVIIQNNIIEAAQCILPLTESEMIDPDMGTRHRAALGISEETDVIAIVVSEEKKQIAVAVNGVFQLNLDEFSLRRFLDENLFLNLGE; encoded by the coding sequence GTGACGCTCTTCAAGATCGGCTTCCTCACCATCACTGTACTCGACATTATCGATATCTTGCTGGTGACTTGGCTGTTCATCAAACTACATAACTATTTTCGAGGCACACGTGCAGGCCAGATGCTGGTGGGGCTCATCATCATTCTTCTCTCTTCTTTCATCTTTCGTGCAATTGGCATGAGCGGTATGACATGGATCGTGGATCAGGTCCAGACGGTATGGGTGGTGGCATTTGTCATACTTTTTCAGCCGGAGCTGCGGCGACTGTTGATATACGTCGGAACAACACGGTTTTTTCAACGATTGTTCCGTGTTGGAAGCTCCAACACCATTGATTCGGTTGTTGATGCCACTGCAAAGCTGAAAGAAAAAGGTTGGGGAGCCATCATTGTTCTCCAGAGGGATACGGGGCTTAAGCACATCAAGGAAGCAGGCACTCATGTCAAAGCTGAAATCAGTTCACCTCTGTTGTTATCAATTTTCAACCCCCAGTCTCCTTTGCATGATGGGGCCGTTATTATTCAAAACAATATTATCGAAGCGGCACAGTGCATTCTACCCCTGACAGAAAGTGAGATGATCGATCCGGACATGGGAACACGCCACAGGGCGGCCCTCGGCATCAGTGAAGAGACAGATGTTATTGCCATTGTGGTATCGGAGGAAAAGAAGCAGATTGCAGTAGCTGTCAATGGTGTTTTTCAATTGAATCTCGACGAATTTTCTCTGCGGCGCTTTCTGGATGAAAACCTCTTTCTCAACTTAGGTGAATGA
- a CDS encoding ABC transporter permease, with product MGLLSFIARRHLGSRHSLSFISLVSYLSIAGLAIGIAVLILTLGILTGFEQEVERKIISFDGHIRVKGFLGDPVAHSQPQLDSTLAQLPQLIRRMPYIHHAATARVKGRTEAVFVEAFEEEKAQGVLGTWQNLVSGEFSLGEEGGKSGVVLGRALADKLNAETGERLIVMDLTSLGKPGRAPRIGQFEIRGIYETGLSEYDESIVYIDLSAAQQLFNYRDLITGEILFVSDRDDTDVVAGFLDDNLNYPLMSSTWKERHYNLFAWLSLQKYPITVIFALVALVALLNIMSSLTMIVMEKTKDIGVLRAVGFSRKKISLLFFFEGGMVGLLGVSLGVALALLLGWIQVRFSVLSIPEEVYFMSDLPIFFTVGHVLTVGLLGIVAAVTASLYPAWKASGIQPAEAVRYE from the coding sequence ATGGGTCTTCTCTCCTTTATCGCCCGCCGGCATCTCGGTTCGAGACATAGCCTCAGCTTCATTTCTCTCGTCAGTTACCTTTCCATAGCCGGTCTCGCCATCGGCATCGCCGTCCTCATTCTAACACTTGGCATTCTCACAGGCTTTGAACAGGAAGTTGAGAGAAAGATCATCAGCTTTGACGGACATATTCGTGTAAAAGGATTTCTGGGAGATCCGGTGGCACATTCCCAGCCTCAACTTGATTCTACCCTGGCGCAACTTCCTCAGTTGATACGAAGAATGCCGTACATCCATCACGCCGCCACTGCCCGGGTGAAGGGCCGGACAGAGGCTGTTTTCGTGGAGGCTTTTGAAGAGGAAAAAGCTCAAGGCGTACTGGGGACGTGGCAGAATCTTGTTTCAGGAGAGTTCAGTCTGGGTGAGGAGGGTGGCAAGTCCGGTGTCGTTTTGGGCAGAGCATTGGCGGATAAACTCAACGCCGAAACAGGTGAGCGGTTAATTGTCATGGATCTGACTTCACTGGGAAAACCGGGCCGTGCGCCACGAATCGGCCAGTTTGAAATTCGGGGCATCTACGAAACGGGTCTGAGCGAATACGATGAATCCATAGTTTATATTGACTTGTCGGCGGCCCAACAACTGTTCAATTATCGTGACCTTATCACCGGTGAAATTTTATTCGTTTCTGACAGGGATGATACGGATGTGGTGGCAGGGTTTCTTGATGACAACCTTAATTATCCTCTCATGTCTTCAACCTGGAAAGAGCGCCATTACAATCTTTTTGCCTGGCTCTCTCTTCAGAAATATCCCATCACCGTCATTTTCGCACTGGTGGCTCTTGTGGCTCTGCTCAATATCATGTCATCCCTCACAATGATTGTTATGGAAAAGACAAAGGACATCGGCGTTCTCCGGGCCGTTGGCTTCTCCAGGAAGAAAATTTCTCTACTTTTCTTTTTTGAAGGCGGCATGGTAGGACTTCTGGGAGTAAGCCTTGGCGTGGCGCTGGCCCTTCTGTTGGGGTGGATTCAAGTCCGCTTCAGTGTGCTCTCAATTCCTGAAGAAGTCTACTTCATGAGTGATCTCCCTATCTTTTTCACTGTTGGTCATGTTCTCACCGTCGGTCTGTTGGGAATCGTTGCTGCTGTCACAGCCAGTCTTTATCCGGCGTGGAAAGCTTCCGGTATCCAGCCCGCTGAGGCTGTCCGTTATGAATGA